The nucleotide sequence ATTTCAGTATATGGCCCAAAGCGGGCAAAGCGCTGGTCATGTGTCTGCCCTTTTTTGAAGCGGTAATAGATCTGCTGGCAGATGACGGCAAGTTTAAAGGTGGCAAATGTGGTGTAGTAATGAATGTTTGCTGTATCTCTGCCGCTTTTCCTGGCATAGCTTTCTATAAATTGCTTTCTTGTATAGAAGATGCCGCTCGCCGTAACGGAAGGCTTGCCCATTCCTTTTTTCAAAGGCTCGGGATCATCCTCCTCCATCCAGTAGCTCATGGCGGCCCCAAGGTCTGCGAGAGGATCCCCGATCGTGGTCATCTCCCAGTCAAACAGGCCGGTCATTTCTTTCAGATCACTTGAAAAAAGCGAATTATTCAATTTGAAATCATAATGGATAACGGTCGGGTCAGGTGAAGCAGGCAGGTTATTCTCAAGCCACTCTGTCAGCAGGCTGACTTCTGGAATATCATCTGTTTTTGCCCTGTGATAGCGGCCGATCCAGCCGTGTACCTGACGCTCCATAAACCCTTCAGGCCTGCTCAGTTTTTCAAGCGCCGTACCTTTATAAGGAACATCATGAAGACGGACAAGCGTATCGACCATCAGCTCAGACAGAGAGCTGCCAAGTTCCACGGTTGCTTCCATTCCTTCTGGAAGCTCAGTGTCGACTAATACTCCGTGCCGTCTTTCCATGATGAAAAACGGGCTGCCTGCAATCGACTCATCGCTGCTGAAAACATAAGGTTTCGGAGCCAGAGGAAACAAAGGGTGCAAGTCTTTTAAAATGACAAACTCCCGTTCCATATCATGCGCTTTAGGAGCCACTGGTCCAAGCGGCGGCCTTCTGAGCACCCCTTCCCAGCTCCCGATCTTAAGGGCATACGTCAAATTCGATGCACCTGTCCCGAACTGTTTGATTTGAAGGGGACCTTCCGGCAGCTCATCCATTTCCGTTCTTAAGTATGTCTCAAGAACCCCCGCATTCAGTTCTTCTCCTGTTCTTACCGGAATAAGCTGAGACATCACGCCACCTCTTTTTGAAAATTCAGATATTTATTTTTAAAGCATGGGTCTTTAACTGTTCTATTAGATGATCTGGCATCTCTTCTGTTTCCTGGGTTTTAAAGTTAAAGGTCACAATGACCGCTTCACCTTCTGCAATCAGCCTTCCGGATTCCTGCTCCGTAATTTCATGATGAACGGTGAAGCTTTTGGAGCCGATTTTCATAACGGAGGTTTGAATGATCAGGTGTTCATTAAAATAAGCCTGACCGCGAAAATCGCATGTTGCTCTGGCAAGAATAAACGGCCAGTCCCCTGAAGACATGCAATATCCCAATGCTTCAAAAAACTGAACGCGCGCATCTTCGAGGTAAATGAAGTAGCTTGTATTGTTCACATGCCCAAGCGCATCTGTTTCGCAAAACCTGACTCTCATCCGTGCTTCATGCATGGAGAAATCATCCCCTTACTTATGGCTGAAAGCAGGCTTTCTTTTTTCAATAAACGCCTGTACGCCCTCTTTAATATCTTCTGTCTGAAATACTTCTTCAAACAGGCCCGCTTCAAGATCAAGACCTTCTTCAAGCGTGCTGCTCATGCCCTCATCCACCGCTTTTTTAATTTTAGACAGGGCGGGAAGCGAGTGTCGGGTCATGCGGCCGGCAAGTTCAAGGGCTTTTTGAAGTCCTTCTCCCTTGGGTACAACATACGAGACAAGCCCAATTCTTTTCGCTTCAGCTGCATCAATCGGATCTCCTGTGAACATCAGCTCTTTTGCTTTAGCTGCACCAACCGCTCTCGGAAGCCTTTGAGTGCCGCCTCCACCTGGAAATAATCCGAGCTTAATTTCCGGAAGTCCAACCTGGGCATGCTCCTCAGCTATTCGGAGATCGCATGTTAAAGCGAGTTCACACCCTCCGCCGAAGGTCATTCCGTTTAAAACCGCAATCACCGGTTTAGGGAACTGTTCAATTTCATTTAAAAATGCATGCCCTTCAAGGAAATTGGCTTTGATGCCTTTTTTTCCGATGAGGTTCGGAAATTCCTTAATATCAGCTCCAGCCATAAACGCCCTGTCACCCGCTCCTGTCAGAATGACCGCAAGTATCTCATTGTCTTCTCTGAGACTTGCAAAGGCTTCTTTCAACTCTCTTGTGACCTGCTGGTTCATGACATTTAAAGGTGGATTGCTGATTGTGACAACGGCAGCTGCTCCATGTTTTTCATATGACACAACGCTCATTTTTTCACCTCTTCTTTTTGATAGGTGTACCATCCCTTGCCCGTTTTTCGTCCAAGATCACCTTGACGCACCTTCTGCTCAATGCAGGCAAACGGCTTATCAGCAGGGTCTCCAGACTCCGCATATCTCTGCTGCATGACATAGTAACCGACATCAATCCCGGAAAGATCCATTAGCTCAAACGGCCCGATCGGATGATTCAGTGCTTTTCGGCAAATGGTGTCGATATCCTGAAAACTTGCATACCCTTCTTCATACAGGTAAACGGCTTCTCTTTGCAGGGCACCTAAAATCCGGTTGGCGATAAAGCCGGAAATCTCCTTATTCAGAAGGACGGCTGTGCGGTTGATCGTTTTACAGACATCCATCGTCAAATCGGCCGTTTCTTTTGACGTGTCCTCACTCATGACAACTTCCACACAGTCCATGACAAGCGGCGGAAAAAAGAAATGCATGTTGACAACTTTGTCTGCACGATTTGTTGCGGATGCGATCAGTGAATTGACAATGGTTGAGCTGTTGGATGCAAAAATGGCATGAGGCTTTGCCATTTGATCAAGCTTTGCAAACAATTCTCTTTTAACATCCAGCTTTTCAACGACTGCTTCAATGATAAAATCAGCATGGGCAGCAGCCTGTTCAAGTGACGTTGTAAAGGTGAGCCTTCCAAAGGCCGCTTCTTTTTGCTCCTCCGTCAGTTTCGATTTTGATACCCATTTGTCCATCAAGTTGCGGAGAGATGCTTCCGCTTTTTCTAAAGCGCTTTCCTGCACGTCCTGAATCACCGTTTCATAACCGCCAAGGGCGCACAGCATGGCAATCTGATGGCCCATCTGACCCGCTCCAATAACTGAAATCTGCTGAATATCTTCCTTTTTCATCATCATCTCTCCTTTTAACTACTGACCAGTCGGTATAATGGGGTCGTGGAGAGCTCCGGGACGAACCCGGAACCCCCTTTACCCTGTCAGTCCTTCAAGCACCATCTTCAGAAAAATATCCGATACTTCAGCATCAGACACCCTTCCGTTTGGATCAAACCAGAAGTAGCTCCAGTTTGTCATGCCGAGAATCCCGAAGGTGACAATGTCCATCGGCAAGTCAGACCGGAATTCCCCTTCACCGTTTCCTGCTTCAAGCAGCTGCTGAATGTTCAGTCTGAACTGGTCGCGTTTTTTAATGACCTCAGCCATATCCTCTTCCGTCAAATTTCTCATTTCCCTGAAAAACACTTTTGCGCTTAAGCCTTCTTTTTCAATATCGTGAATCAGCATATAAACAATTTCATGCAGTTTTTGCTTATATGCCTTTAAACTGTCATGGATGATTTCCTCCTGTTTTCTCAGAAGCTCATCGATGTATTTTAAATGGATGGCCATAAGCAGCTCAGTTTTGCTTTTGTAATAGTAATAGAAAGTGCCTTTAGTGACACTGAGTGCATCGACGATGTCCTGAATGGACGTTTCCTTAAAGCCTTTTTCTCCAAACAGCTGAATGCTTTCCTGGATGATTTTTTCCTTCATATTGGCTAATCCTCTCTAGCTTAGATTAAAAAAAGTATACCATAAGCACTTTAAGAGATTCATAGTTTCCTGTTATCTTTGAAGGGTTTCTTCCCGCAAGGCCCTGCGGAGGATTTTGCCCACGCTTGTTTTTGGAAGTTCGTTTCTGAATTCAATTATCGCCGGCACTTTGTACGCCGCAAGATTGGACCTGCAAAAAGCAATTATCTCTTCATCTGACACCTGACGCCCTGCTTTTAAGACAACAAAAGCTTTCACCGTCTCTCCCCTGTATGGATCAGGCACCCCGATAACGACTGCCTCCTGCACCGCTTCATGTTCATAGAGAACTTCTTCTATGTCTCTCGGGTACACATTGTAGCCGCTTGCGATAATCAGGTCTTTTTTCCGGTCAACGATGTAAAGGTATCCCTCTTCATCAACCTTTGCGATATCCCCTGTAAACAGCCAGCCGTCTCTTAGCGTATTGGCCGTCTCCTCCGGCATGTTCCAGTAGCCCTTCATCACCTGGGGGCCTTTAAGGATGACTTCTCCAAGTTCCCCGGCAGGAACTTCTTCTTTGCCTGTTGCCACATCAACAATTTTATAAGCCGTGCCCGGCACTCCGATTCCGACGCTCCCAGGCTTCCGCTTGGCAAACGGCGGGTTGCAGTGAGTTGTCGGAGCAGCCTCTGATAATCCGTAGCCCTCAAGGATTTTAGCACCCGTTTTGCGCTCGAATTCATTCAGCAGCTCAACAGGCATCGGTGCACTGCCGCTGTTGCAGATGCGGATGCTGCTGATCCCGTACTCCTCAGCTTTAGGATGGTTGGTAATGGCCACATACATCGTCGGTACACCCGGAAAAATGGTCGGCTGTTCACGTTTGATGGTCTGCATCACTTCCTCAAGGTCAAAGCGCGGAAGCAGAATCATAGAATTTCCTCTCAGGACGGTCAAATTCATGCATGAGGTCATTCCGAAGACGTGAAAGAGCGGAATCACTGTCAGGCAGCGTTCTGAGCCGGTCTGAACTTCATGCTTAAAAAATTCGAAAGACTGATAAATATTGGCGATTAAATTTCTGTGTGTAAGCATCGCCCCCTTTGAGCGACCGGTCGTTCCTCCTGTATACTGAAGCACTGCGATATCGTGCTCAGGTTCGATCTGCACGGGCAGAACCTCTCCTGTTGAAAAAGAAAGAAACTGCGAAAACGTAAAATCTCCTTCTTCAGGTGTCATTTCCTCCTGAAGACTGACGGTAATAATCTGCTTTAAAGCCGTGCCTGCACGGACTGCCTTTACCCGCGGATAAAGCGCATCATACACGACAATCGTTTCCGCGCCGGAATCATTCAGAATATAATCAAGCTCCCGCTCAACTAGCATCGGATTCACCTGGGTGATAATGGCTCCTGCTTTTAGGGCTCCGTAATAGGCTGCCGGATACTGCGGACAGTTTGGCAGCATAATAGCCACCCTGTCCCCTTTTTGAACGCCTTTTTTCTGAAGCGCCGATGCAAAGGCAATGGTCATCCCGTACAGCTGACGGTAGGAGATGGATTTTCCGTAAAATGAAATCGCCTCTTTATCGCCGTAATTCTCAACGGTTTCTTCAAGCATCTGCGGAATGGAAATATAGGGAATGTCGATCTCGTGACTGACAGTATCCGGATAATTAGCTAGCCATTGATCCAATTGAATTCCTCCTTATGCTAAAAAAGATATACTTTTTCAAAAGGTAATCGTTCCTCCATCTGCCAACAGAGCAGCAGCTGTTACATATGAGGCATCATCGCTTGCCAAAAACAGCACAGCCTTAGCGATTTCTTCAGGCTGGCCGATTCTGCCGAGCGCATTGGAAGTTGTATAAATTCCCCATCTTCGTTCATCATTCCGCCATTCATCCACAATGGCTGTATCAATCACACCCGGAGCAATGGCATTGACCCGGATCCCGTCTTTCCCATAATCAAGCGCGGCATTTTTAGTGAGAGCGATGACTCCGGCTTTCGAGGCATTATAAGGAGCCATTCGCTTTTTTCCTTTTATGCCAACACGCTCGACGTATTGATAATCGATCCGCCTCCGCTCTGTTTCATATGCGGAACAGCATATTTCATGCCGAGGAAAACACCCTTCAAGTTAATGTCAACGACTCTGTCCCATTCCATTTCTTCCATATCATGAAGCTTTACACTCTGATTTGAAACACCGGCGTTGTTAAACAGGATATGAAGACCCCCGTATTCGCCAACAGCCCCATCCATCAGTCTTTCTACATCTTCAGCCTTTGCTGCATCTGTATGGACAAAAAGACAGGAGAAGCCTTTTTCTCTCACAGCTGCAGCTGTTTTTTCCCCGGCCTCCTGATCGGCATCTCCAATCACGACATTTGCTCCATGTTCAGCAAAGAGGAAAGCCGTTGCTCTGCCTATTCCTCCCGCTCCCCCCGTTATGACAGCTGTTTTCCCCTTAAGCCTCATCACTCAGACTCTCTTTCAATAATGGCGGCGATTCCCTGGCCCCC is from Bacillus sp. FSL H8-0547 and encodes:
- a CDS encoding phosphotransferase family protein, whose translation is MSQLIPVRTGEELNAGVLETYLRTEMDELPEGPLQIKQFGTGASNLTYALKIGSWEGVLRRPPLGPVAPKAHDMEREFVILKDLHPLFPLAPKPYVFSSDESIAGSPFFIMERRHGVLVDTELPEGMEATVELGSSLSELMVDTLVRLHDVPYKGTALEKLSRPEGFMERQVHGWIGRYHRAKTDDIPEVSLLTEWLENNLPASPDPTVIHYDFKLNNSLFSSDLKEMTGLFDWEMTTIGDPLADLGAAMSYWMEEDDPEPLKKGMGKPSVTASGIFYTRKQFIESYARKSGRDTANIHYYTTFATFKLAVICQQIYYRFKKGQTHDQRFARFGPYTEILIQHALRLAHKG
- a CDS encoding acyl-CoA thioesterase, which produces MHEARMRVRFCETDALGHVNNTSYFIYLEDARVQFFEALGYCMSSGDWPFILARATCDFRGQAYFNEHLIIQTSVMKIGSKSFTVHHEITEQESGRLIAEGEAVIVTFNFKTQETEEMPDHLIEQLKTHALKINI
- a CDS encoding enoyl-CoA hydratase; translated protein: MSVVSYEKHGAAAVVTISNPPLNVMNQQVTRELKEAFASLREDNEILAVILTGAGDRAFMAGADIKEFPNLIGKKGIKANFLEGHAFLNEIEQFPKPVIAVLNGMTFGGGCELALTCDLRIAEEHAQVGLPEIKLGLFPGGGGTQRLPRAVGAAKAKELMFTGDPIDAAEAKRIGLVSYVVPKGEGLQKALELAGRMTRHSLPALSKIKKAVDEGMSSTLEEGLDLEAGLFEEVFQTEDIKEGVQAFIEKRKPAFSHK
- a CDS encoding 3-hydroxyacyl-CoA dehydrogenase family protein; translated protein: MKKEDIQQISVIGAGQMGHQIAMLCALGGYETVIQDVQESALEKAEASLRNLMDKWVSKSKLTEEQKEAAFGRLTFTTSLEQAAAHADFIIEAVVEKLDVKRELFAKLDQMAKPHAIFASNSSTIVNSLIASATNRADKVVNMHFFFPPLVMDCVEVVMSEDTSKETADLTMDVCKTINRTAVLLNKEISGFIANRILGALQREAVYLYEEGYASFQDIDTICRKALNHPIGPFELMDLSGIDVGYYVMQQRYAESGDPADKPFACIEQKVRQGDLGRKTGKGWYTYQKEEVKK
- a CDS encoding TetR/AcrR family transcriptional regulator, which codes for MKEKIIQESIQLFGEKGFKETSIQDIVDALSVTKGTFYYYYKSKTELLMAIHLKYIDELLRKQEEIIHDSLKAYKQKLHEIVYMLIHDIEKEGLSAKVFFREMRNLTEEDMAEVIKKRDQFRLNIQQLLEAGNGEGEFRSDLPMDIVTFGILGMTNWSYFWFDPNGRVSDAEVSDIFLKMVLEGLTG
- a CDS encoding long-chain fatty acid--CoA ligase: MQLDQWLANYPDTVSHEIDIPYISIPQMLEETVENYGDKEAISFYGKSISYRQLYGMTIAFASALQKKGVQKGDRVAIMLPNCPQYPAAYYGALKAGAIITQVNPMLVERELDYILNDSGAETIVVYDALYPRVKAVRAGTALKQIITVSLQEEMTPEEGDFTFSQFLSFSTGEVLPVQIEPEHDIAVLQYTGGTTGRSKGAMLTHRNLIANIYQSFEFFKHEVQTGSERCLTVIPLFHVFGMTSCMNLTVLRGNSMILLPRFDLEEVMQTIKREQPTIFPGVPTMYVAITNHPKAEEYGISSIRICNSGSAPMPVELLNEFERKTGAKILEGYGLSEAAPTTHCNPPFAKRKPGSVGIGVPGTAYKIVDVATGKEEVPAGELGEVILKGPQVMKGYWNMPEETANTLRDGWLFTGDIAKVDEEGYLYIVDRKKDLIIASGYNVYPRDIEEVLYEHEAVQEAVVIGVPDPYRGETVKAFVVLKAGRQVSDEEIIAFCRSNLAAYKVPAIIEFRNELPKTSVGKILRRALREETLQR